A portion of the Aquicoccus sp. G2-2 genome contains these proteins:
- a CDS encoding peptidylprolyl isomerase encodes MWRNLSAGLALALIAASPALATDLNIEVAGKANGMVKVHLLDDIAPNHVKRLVALANEGAYDGVVFHRVIDGFMAQTGDVKFGKQGGDLSRAGTGGSDKPDLKAEFSDAPFERGTVGMARSMDPDSANSQFFIMFAPAPHLNGQYTVVGKVVSGMDVVDQIKRGTGQNGAVTGTPDVMKTVTVSE; translated from the coding sequence ATGTGGCGTAACCTCTCCGCCGGGCTGGCGCTGGCGCTGATCGCGGCCAGCCCCGCGCTGGCCACCGATCTCAACATCGAGGTGGCAGGCAAGGCCAATGGCATGGTGAAGGTTCATCTGCTTGACGATATCGCGCCCAATCACGTCAAACGGCTGGTCGCGCTGGCCAACGAGGGCGCTTATGATGGCGTCGTCTTTCACCGGGTGATTGACGGCTTCATGGCCCAAACCGGCGACGTCAAGTTCGGCAAGCAGGGCGGCGATCTGAGCCGCGCTGGCACCGGCGGGTCGGACAAGCCCGACCTCAAGGCGGAGTTCTCCGATGCGCCGTTTGAGCGTGGCACGGTCGGCATGGCCCGCTCGATGGACCCCGACAGCGCCAATTCGCAGTTCTTCATCATGTTCGCCCCCGCGCCGCATCTCAACGGGCAATATACCGTGGTTGGCAAGGTGGTGTCGGGCATGGACGTGGTCGATCAGATCAAGCGCGGCACCGGCCAGAACGGTGCCGTGACCGGCACGCCCGACGTGATGAAAACCGTCACGGTCTCTGAATAA
- a CDS encoding peptidylprolyl isomerase translates to MADIKDPENTILMELSGGTVTIALMPDVAPKHSERMKELARAGAYDNVAFHRVIDGFMAQTGDVQHANMEKDYNPGRAGTGGSDKPDLPAEFSKLPHARGSLGAARSQNPNSANSQFFINFSDNDFLNGQYTVYGQVIEGMEHVDALTRGEPPANPDRMISVKVAADVA, encoded by the coding sequence ATGGCCGATATAAAAGACCCCGAAAACACCATCCTGATGGAACTGAGTGGCGGCACCGTCACCATTGCACTGATGCCCGATGTCGCCCCGAAACATAGTGAGCGGATGAAGGAACTGGCCCGCGCCGGTGCCTATGACAACGTCGCCTTTCACCGCGTTATTGATGGCTTCATGGCGCAAACCGGCGATGTGCAGCACGCCAACATGGAAAAAGACTACAACCCCGGCCGGGCTGGCACCGGCGGCTCCGACAAACCCGACCTCCCGGCGGAATTTTCCAAACTGCCGCACGCCCGTGGCAGCCTTGGTGCGGCACGCTCGCAAAACCCGAACTCCGCCAATTCGCAGTTTTTCATCAACTTCAGCGACAATGATTTCCTCAACGGCCAATACACCGTCTACGGTCAGGTGATCGAGGGCATGGAGCATGTCGATGCCCTGACCCGAGGCGAGCCGCCCGCAAACCCTGACCGGATGATCAGCGTGAAGGTGGCCGCCGATGTGGCGTAA